The genomic DNA ACGGGCGTCTCAAATGGCAGGGGAAAAGGCCCGGCATCACTTTCCTCGCCGTAGGCTTCATATTTCACAGAAACGCGAGGCTGCTCTCCCGGCACAACAATATATGGGATACCGATTTTTGCCCCTTCCCAGGTTCCCGAACCAAAATCGGGATGCAATTGCCCGTGCAGACCGATATAAGCCAGCATTTGATCCGACTTTGGGTCGACTTCGGCCTGATCAATCTTCTGATTCCAGGGATCGTCATCTGGAAACGGTCGGAACCCATTTAGCGAGACACCGATTCCGTATTTCTTGTCTTCATGAATCGACTCCGTATTCAAAACGAAGACTTCAGATTCCGTATTCATTGGAACAGAGGATGTCTCTTCCGGCTGGGTAATCTGGCCCTCAGGCTCATACCAGACCGCATCCCCTTCCTGAACGATTTCTGACTGCTCGCAGCCTATCAGACTACAAATTAGTAACAACACTGAAAATATTATTGTATGAAGATAGTGCATTAACGATTTCGTGAGATCAAGAGGTGAAGAATGATTTACAGGAACCTGAAAGTCTGATCTTTATGCGATCCCCTTAATACAATATTAATCTTGAACGAGTATCTACGAAACTTCTTTGTCAGAAGCAATGATTAGATGGAATTGTAGCACAATTCCATACTCTGATATCTTGAAATTGAAGATGAACTCTACGGAAATCGATCAATTTACTACTATTAATTCCACGTTTGGCAAATATCTCCCGCAACTGGATTCACTGCGAGCCATTGCCTGTCTACTCGTATTATTTGCACATTTGAAGACACTCAGCGGACTGGGATGGATTCCTGAGAACCTGGGAGCAGTCGGAGTCGGGATTTTCTTTGCTCTTTCCGGATTCCTGATTACGCGTGGTTTAATCCACAAAGACCAGAACCTGATCCGATTTTACGAGCGTCGAACCGCACGGATTCTTCCACCCTATTTTGCGATGCTTTTTGTCCTGGCAGTTGTCTGGCCCGCTAAAGAACTGATCTGGGCAGCGACGTTTTGCTTCAATTTTCTGTATGTCACAGGAAAAATGGATTATTTTCTTGTCGAGTTTGTGAATGCCCCCATTCCACCTATCACCCATGTGTGGAGTTTATGCGTAGAAGAACATTTTTATCTGATCTGGCCTATAACTTTGTTAGTCTTTCGAATTCGGTTTGCAGCTGTACTTGCAATTGGAATCATTTTGTTGACTCCTGTGTTCTCCTGGGCAACACAGCGAATCTTACAGGAATATGGATTTCAACGACTCGAAATTTATGGTCTGCTCCAGCGAATAACGTTCACCCAACTTACAGCGATTTCCTGGGGTTGTCTGGTCGCAATATTTGAGGATTCCCTGTCGAAAAAAGACTCCGTGAAGACCAAAAAGATATATCAGAGTCTCGTATTCTGGTCTATTGCTTCCATTCTAGTCAGCGGACTCCTTTATTATTTGATGAGTATCTGGTGCGATCTTCAGCTATATACTCAGACAGCTCGGGTTCTGGCTCGTGGTATTGTGAATCCTTCTTGTGTTCATTTATTGAGCGCGGGCCTGTTTGGGCTGGGGCTCTGCTGGAAATCACTGGGGAGAATTCCAGTTCTACGAGAGATTGGGCGGGTCAGTTATGGCCTCTATCTGTATCACTTGCCAGTATACTTCATGTTCGGCTTTACCGATTCCGATATCCAACCCAGATGGACATCAGGGATTGCAGCTGTTGGAGTTTCCCTGATATTGGCGATAGTCTCGTACAAATATTTAGAATTACCCTTATTAAAATTGAGTCACGGCAAAATAAATTTTTCGATTGCCATGATCGTTGGCAACTATCAGAAGTTTGCCGCCATTTTACTAGTGTTACTGCTGATTTCATGCATCGGGGTTGCTGGAGTTTCAGCGAGGAAGAGTAGTCAGGAATTAAATGAAGTCAGCGTTAGCTCAGCACAAGAAGTGCAGGAAGAAGAGATTCCAATCGGCCTGAAGAGATATAATCTACCAGTTATAAAATTCGATGACGAATTCTATAACATATTTTGTTACATGGGGGTTTTGCACATTGTCGATGATCAAGGGTATCGACGTTCTGCTCCAACACCTCCGAAACGCACTGACCGTTTGAGGGTATTAGTAACTGGTGATTCCTATACTTATGGTGCATGCGTGAAAGAAAGTGAAATCTTCACGAATCAAGCGGAGTTGATGTTACATAAAGAAGGTTTTCCAGTTGAATTTATTAATCGGGGATTTTCAGGGGCGTCAGCCGTCGATGTGGAAATGCGTACAGAAGAATTGATCAAGGATTTGAATCCGGAGTATTTCATTTACGCAACCACTTTAAGTGACTTCCTTCCTAGTCAGGGAGCTTGGGAAGGACATTCTCTTGAAGAGTGGGAGCAGTCAGTTACACAGGAACGTTTTTTACTCTCACTAATGTCTATCGAGCAACTTTGCGAATCTGCAGGTATTCAATTTCGCGTTTTTATTTTCTCTGACGCGAACGTTCAACGTGAGCAGTTAAAGTATATAAAAATTATTGAGTCATTATGTAAGAAAGCTAACGTCACCCACTGGACGATAGAAAACTATATTGAAAAATATGAGGGGACTGATTTTCGCGTTTCCGAATTCGACACTCATCCAAACGCATATTGTCATCACATTTATGGTGAGTTTGTCGCTGAGCATCTAATCAAAGAATTTGGTACTCCTGAAGAAGTATCGAAAAAGTATTCATTCAAAAATGCAAAAACAGATTAATTTCTTATTCATGACTATCCCTATCCAAGATGACAGTCATGTTCAAGCATGATCTGAATAACCGCGTACTTCCGCGAGTTCTACTCGGTTCTTAGCAGAATTCCATTTTTGCCTATTCGCTGGACGCTCTTTCCGCAAACTCTACAATGTTTGGATGACCACGAAGCAGAAGAAGGTGGCTGGGGAGGTTTCCATCTCCGGGATTCCTGATCTGGTTCCGTTGTTGGCGTCCGTTCCTGAGGTGGCAAATATAGTCTCTGCGCTGGCGCGGGGAGAGAGCGGAACAATTGACGGTGCTTGGGGTTCTGCGCGCGCCTTGGCAGCTGCCGTTTTTGTGAAAAGCTGTGAGGGAACTCTGACTGTTGTCGCCCCCCGGGCGTCGGATGTCGATGAACTGGCGGTCGATCTGGCTGAGTTTTTAGGGGAAGAACCAGCTGTTTTTCCCGTAATTGATGGCAGCCCGGCCAACTGGCGAATGTCGGATCCGCAATACGGTCAACGGCTCAGCCTCTTAAAGCAGTTGGCAGCGGTTGGTGAAAACGATCAACCAGTTACCTGCATGGTCACTTCTATCGAAGCCCTCATGCAGCCCGTTCCTTCTGCGGAACAACTCCGTCAGTTCTCTCGCCCTTTGAGCGTGGGTGACGAAATTGATCTCGATGAATTCTCCCGCTGGCTCGTGGAAAGAGGCTTTGAACGGACCACTGCGATTGAATTCCCGGGTGAATTTGCGATTCATGGGGGGATAATCGATCTGTTTGCGACGGATGCCTTGCAACCTTATCGCATTGAATTATTTGGGGACGAAGTCGAATCGATTCGGACTTTTGATGTCGGATCTCAGCGAAAAATTGAAACGCTCGATTCCATCGAACTCACACTTTTTCCCTCAGAATCGGCAAAAGGAAAGAAAGCGTTCAATCCCGCCAAAGAGTTTTCTCAGCATCTCACTTCTTACCTGCCCACATCGAGTTGGTTTGTGCTCTCCGAACTGCAGGAACTCAATGATGAAGGCAAGTTGTATCTGGATCGGCTGGAGGATCGAACGGGATTGTTCCATGTCAAAGGGGCGATTGAAGCCTGTACGCAGTTTCCTTCTGTCAGTATTTCAGCCATTTCAATTGGAAGTCTTGAGCAAAGTTGTGAATTGCGGACCGAATCGATCGAGCGATTTGCTGTCGGCGACTCCGATCCCCTACTGGAACTGAAACAGTCGCTTGCTCCCGATGAAATCGTCTTACTTTGCTGTCTCAATGAAGGAGAGCGATCCCGTTTAACCGAGTTGATTCAGGAAAAACATCCCGATTTGATTTCTCGCACGCGGCTTTGTCTGGGACGTTGTTCCAAAGGATTTCGGCTCGTTTCGCAGCGCATTCTCGTTGTCAGCGATCACGAGTTGTATGGACGTCGGGATGTCCGCCCGAATCAGAAAAAGCGGACGCTGCAAACGCGAGCGATTGACAGTTTTCTGGAACTGTCTGAAGGTGATCTGGTTGTGCATGTCAGTCATGGGATTGGCAAATATCGCGGCATGAAGATGGTCGATGCCGAAGAACGGCTCGAAGAAAATCTGGTCATCGAATTCGCCGATAACCTGCGGATTTATGTGCCGGTTTCGCTGATTCATCTCGTGCAGAAGTATGTTGGAGCGAGTAAAGCACTGCCCCGGCTGTCAAAAATCGGTACGAATACCTGGAGTAAGAAGAAGGAAAAGGTTTCGCAGGCGATTGAGGACATGGCAGCCGATATGATTCGTCTGCAAGCCGCCCGTGAAGCGAAAGTCGGGATCACTTATCCAGCCGATTCCCACTGGCAGGAAGAGTTTGAAGCCGCATTTCCTTACAACGAAACGCCCGATCAAAAGTCGGCAATGGATTCGATTCGGGATGATATGCAGCGTCCGCGTCCGATGGATCGGCTCATTTGTGGGGACGTCGGCTACGGCAAAACCGAAGTGGCGATGAGAGCCGCGTTTCGGGCGATGGATGGTGGAAAACAGGTCGCCATGCTGGTTCCGACGACCGTTCTGGCAGAACAACATTATCGCTCTTTCAGCACACGTATGGGCGAATATCCCTTCAATATCGAGATGCTTTCCCGCTTCCGAACGGCGAAACAGCAGAAGGAAATTCTGGATGGACTGGCAGCCGGCTCGGTCGATATGGTGATCGGAACTCATCGAATTGTCTCGCCGGATATCAAGTTTAAAGACCTCGGGCTGATTGTGATCGATGAAGAACAACGCTTTGGCGTGAAGGCGAAAGAGACACTCAAACGCCTGCGTCTGGAAATTGATATTCTCACGCTTTCCGCGACACCAATTCCGAGAACGTTGCACATGTCGCTGCTAGGCATTCGCGATATTTCCAACCTGCAGACACCACCACGCGGACGCCAGGCGATTGAAACAAGAATTGGTCGCTGGGATCAAGAATTGATTCGAAATGCGATTGTTCGCGAATTGAACCGGAATGGGCAGGTCTATTTTGTGCACAATAAAGTGTACGACATAGAAGATTTAACGGACAAATTGCAGCAGATTGTACCTGAGGCGAGTTTTGGGATTGTGCATGGTCAGATGAGCGAACATGAACTCGAATTTCAGATGCTCAACTTCGTGACCGGCAAAACCGATGTGCTGGTCGCGACGACGATCATTGAAAGTGGGCTCGATATTCCGAATGCAAACACGATTTTCATCCATCAGGCCGACCGTTATGGACTGGCCGATATGCATCAGTTACGGGGACGCGTCGGGCGGTATAAACATCGGGCCTATTGCTATCTGGTTGTCGAAGAAGGCAAAGTTCTCTCGACGACTGCGACCCGTCGCTTGAAGGCCATCGAAGAGTACAGCGAACTGGGAGCAGGCTTTAAGATTGCGATGCGAGATCTGGAAATACGTGGAGCAGGGAATATTCTGGGAACCGAACAGAGTGGGCATATCTCGGTGGTCGGATACGAGCTGTATTGCCATTTGCTCGATAATGCGGTGCGGAATCTGAAGAATGAGCCTCCGCGTGAGCATCCTCATGTGAATATCGATTTGCCAATCAATGCGTTTTTGCCGAGCGATTATCTGCCACCGGGACGCCACAAGATCGAAATGTATCGAAAAATCTCCGCTGTCGGAGATGAACAGCAGCTCAATGACGTGCGGGAAGAACTCAGAGATCGCTTCGGGACACCTCCAGAATCCGTAGAAATGTTGTTGGGGCTGAAAGAGTTACAAATTTATTCCCGCCTGATTTCGATCGATCAAATTCGTATTGAAGGCAAGTTTTTTGTGCTTTCTGGGCGAACCCCGCAGAAGATGAGAATCTTTAAAGAGTTATCTAAACACGACTTGCGCCTGGTTGATGCTCATACAATCTATGTTCCCGTCCCGGGCGACTTGCAGGAAAATTCTCCCGGCTATGAACAAAAGATGTTGGAATTCCTGAAATCCGTGTTGCAGGATCGATGAGATTCGAGCTATAAGCCCAATCCCACCTTAAGACCGGTGCTTACTGAAGGCGGAATTCTCAACTTAACGAGTAATCTGCAAGCTGTGAGCCCTTCTGCAAGCCCCGTCCGGGGTGAGCATGTCAACAAAACTCGTCTCCCGTGAAACGCCTGATATGTCAACGGACCCAAAGATTCCGCATGCTGCACGATTCCTCACACGCCCGGCTGCGCGCCGAAAGTGGTCAGGAACATCCTGGGGTATGCTCGGTATTACATCTCTGGTTGCCTGCCTGGGATGCCAATCTTTCAAAGAACATTTTAATCGGGTTCGACCAAACAACCCGGTGGTCGGACCGGCTCCACCGCGTTTGACACTCGATGACAGTCAAAGCGGAAAAGCCGTCTCAGAAATTCAGCAGACAGCCGCTCTTTCGGATGGATCCTCGACGGGTGAAATCGTACGAATTTCTCAAGTTTCTGCCATCACTCCCGATCCTATCGATGACTCGGCTGTCGTGGCCGTCGTGAACAGCAATCAGATTCTGGCCAGCGACATCTTTGCTCCTTATTCGAAGCAAATGCAGATGATGAAGGAAAAGATGCCGGAAGAGCAGTACGTCCAAGCTCAACGGGAACTGCTCAAACGGGATATGCCATCACAAATCGAACGCACACTCCTCTCTCATGCGATGCGCACCAGTCTCAAGCAGGAGCAGGCTGAGAAACTTGATAGTGTCCTCGACCAGGCATTTGAAGAGCACGTCCTTTCACTACTCGAAAAAACACAATCGTCTTCCTCTGTCGAATTGAATGAGAAGCTGGAGAAAGAGGGCACTTCGCTGGCCATGCTGCGTAAAACATTTGGCAAACATCAGTTGGCGATGCAGTATCTTTCTACACAATCAGAAGTGAAAGCGGAAATTGGCCGCGTGGAACTTCTTGAGTATTATAACAATCACCTGGCTGACTACTCGTTCCCGTCCAAAGTGAAGTGGCAGGAAATTCGCGTTTCCTTCAATAAACATGGCGGACGAAATGAAGCTCTGAAAGTTCTGAACGAAGCGGTTCAGGATCTCCAGGCCGGCAAAACCTTCGGCGAAGTTGCCAAGAAATATTCAGATGGCCCAACCGCCTCACTTTCCGGCGAATGGGACTGGACCACAAAAGGGAGCCTCTCAGATACAGAGATCGACGAGCAATTATTCACGATGCCGGTTGGCGGGATCAGTAAAATCATGGAAGCTTCTGATCGATTCCGAGTTGTGAAAGTCGTGGCAAGAGAAGATGCCCACATCACACCGTTTGAGGATCTCCAGTTGGAAATCCGCAAGAAAATCCTTACGGAACTGCAGAAAAACAAAAAACAGGAAGTCGTGGCAAAACTCAAGAAAACAGCCACTATTGAAACCATATTCGATAATGATCCCGAACTGGCAGAAGCGATGCGAGATTTTGGAAAAACGGGACCATAACGTGGCCAGAATATTAGTAGGGTGCGTCAAGACGCACCCTACAGTTTGTGACCTACAGCTGAGAGTTAAGCGGCCAAAGAAGTAATTGACACTCACCACTGGCCTCTCGACACTAGCCAATCGAAAAGACTTTAACGATCAGATAATTTATGACGAGTTCGTCAGAGTGAAGAACGCGATATTTCATTTATTGTTAATTTTTCCTCAATTTACTCAATTGGAATCAACATCCAGGCGAATCGACACGATAACTAAGATACAGACCTCATTATTCCTATCAAATCGCGATGACATTCTGGAATCATCCTGAATCAAGTTTGTCACTCACAAGCATACAAGAATTGAAATTCAATTCGAACGGTCATTCGGCCACACGCCTTTTGTAAAAACACCAAAACATTGATCGAAAATGCTCTGCCGACAAGGCGACTTGACGTCAGGCAAATTGATCGGATACATCACTCGATAGTTCCTATCGAATTAAATCACTTCTCTTTGTCTCGATGTGTTTTCCATCCGGAATTCACGGGCAGACAGAACTATTTTGTTATGCAGTTGGATGAACGTATCCAGCGACAAGTCGTTTGACACACTAACTGCACTCACCCCATCGACCCCACTTCGCAAGAAGATCATCATGAAATCGAATGCTGAGAATTCGACCGGCCTGAAGGAGGATTGGAAATTGACCAGGGTCATTGGACTTATGGCATGTGGAGCACTGGCATCAGCGACATTGTGGCTGTTTAACTTAAGCCAGGCCCAGGACCATCAACAATCTTCGGCACTGCCCCCATGGGCGCAGCAACCAGCCGCAGGTACAAATCCGAACGCGAAGGCTCAGCCTGCTGATCCTTTCGCAGGAGCAACCGACGGCTTCCGTCCTATTGAAGGATCGGAGTCGATTGCTCAGCAAACCGTGATTCGCCAGCGAATCCAGAACGAGTTACGACTCGCGCTGGAATCGAAAGAAAAAGGCGATCAAGCCGAAGCTCTTCGTCGAGCGACTGCGGCTCACGATCTGGCAAAACGCTTTCAGCTCACGTTTACCAAAAACGAGCTGAAACCAAGTGATCTCATTGCTGAACTGAAAGGGATTTCACCTGATTTAGTATCAGAACAGAATCCTGCTTCAGAAGAGCCGAAAGATCGCGATGCGTACGCTCAGTATCTGGTCAAAACAGCTCGTGAGTATTTACAGGCTGGCAATGCCGAAGCAGCCATGCAGAAAGCCGAGGAAGCTCGCGCTTTGCAGGCAACTTTCGGTCCGTTCGATGAACGTCCAGAACATATTCTGGCTGATGTCGCACGCCTGAAAACTTCTCCGGCTCAGCATCAGTTGGCATCCGGCTTCGAGAACAGTCCGTTCATTACCGAACCGAAAACTGTTCCAGTCGCTGAGAACACAACTTCGGCTGCAACTCCTGTTGCAACTACAAATACGACACCAACTGCCACACCAGAGAACTGGCAGACTAAACCGAACAGTCAGGCAAAACAGCAGTCTCAACAACTGTTGACAGCCGCAGAACAGGCTGTTCATGAAGGTCGATTCGATGACGCTCGTAACCTGGCCAAACAAGCCAGCCAGTTGCCAGTTGCCTACGACCTGTTCGACAAAAAGCCTGATCAGATTCTGGCAATGGTTGAACGGGCTTCAAACTCACGCATGATTGCCAGCCAGCCACAACCGAAAACAGAAGCGGTTGTTGCACCTGTGCCAACAGTGACTGCCGACTTGACTTCAACCCGTCAGCGTGAAACGGCAATCAAACTGTTGAATGAAGCCAAGGCTGATCTTGCCCGCGGGAATCTCGCACAGGCTCGTGCCAAAGTGGCTCAGGCCAATCAGTTCGATGTGACTTACAACATCTTCGATGAACGTCCTGAATTGATCATGGCGCAAATCGACTCGGTTGAAAAACAACAGATGCTGGCACAAACGCCAGTGACACCGGTCCCGGAAACTGTCTGGGAAACGGACGTCAATCCAATTGCTGGTGTTGAAGCAACTCCAAAAATGACTGCAACTCCCACTCCATACGAAATTGCTGAAAACTCAGCACCTCCTGTTGAAGTCAACGGTGTCGTGAATGGTCAGGAAGCTTATCGCGAAGGGATTGGTCACCTGCGAAATAATGACCGTCCAGCTGCTCGTGATGCCTTCCTGGTTGCCTTTGAAAATCAAAGCGATTTGACATCTCAACAGAAACAGCAATTGCAGGATCTGTTGCGGGACCTGTCGACGTCTCATAACGAGAAAATCAAGATGGTCAATGGTCAGGTGCTCGATACCGACCTGAATGAGCCATCCGATCGAATCAATATGGTTCGTCAGCAGCAGTCTATCGAATTCGATCGCCTTCGCAGTGAATCTTTCAATGCGATTTATCAAGCCGAACGACTTCGCGAAACCGATTCTCAGAAAGCATTGGATCTGATCGATCAGGCCATGACAACTCTGGCGGCTTCAAGCCTGCCACCACAACAGGCTGATGCCCTGGTTTCCCGATTGCGAAGCTCACGCGGATCGATTGAAAAGTATCGTGAACAACGCGAACCATTGATTTCGATGCAAAAACGTAACGACGAAGTTCGTGGTCAAATTGAACAGGAACGTAAACTGCAGATTCGTGTCGAACAGGATCTGGCCGATATGACGGAAGAGTTCAATCGGCTGATGCGGGAACGACGTTATCCGGAAGCGGAAATCGTCGCCAAGAAAGCCAAAGAACTTTCTCCCGATGAACCTGTGACCGAACTGATGGTCTGGAAAGCGAAATTCGCTCGACGAAACGCCTCCAACGATGATCTCAGAGATCGTAAAGAAGAAAACTTCTGGACTCAACTGGATCAGGTCGATCAGTCTTCGATCAATCCTGTTGCCAAAGATTCGATTGCTTATCCCGATGCCAAAGAGTGGGCTCAGATGTCCAAATTGCGAAAGCAGTTTGGCGGACCGGATAACCGTGAACGATCTCCTGAAGAACTGGAAATTATCGACAGCCTCAGCCAGCCAATCTCGCTGCACTTCGATAACGAACCCCTCTCAGAAGTCTTCCGTCAAATCGCTCAACTGGCCGACATCAACATCTGGACCGACGAACAAGGTCTGGAAGAAGTCGGAGCCAGCAGTAACACTCCAGTTACGATGCATATCGATGGCATCAAACTGCGATCAGCCTTCAATCTGTTGCTCGAACCTTATGGTCTCGACTACAGCATTGATGACGATGTTCTGAAAGTGACAAGCAGCCTGCGATTGCAGGGTGAATTGAAACCAATCGTTTACAACGTCGCCGACCTGGTCGTGCCTCTGCCAGTACTGACTGGACAGTTCGCACCGAACAACGGCGTGATGGGAGCGACTCCACTTGGTGGTTCCAACATGAGCTACCCGAATCAACCATTCGGCAACTCAATGTCGCAAATCAGCGATCCACTGGCGATGGCTGGTGCGGTCAATGGAAATGGATTAACCAGCACGAAAGGTCGTGATCCACGACAGAACGATGCTGATTT from Rubinisphaera italica includes the following:
- a CDS encoding acyltransferase family protein, whose translation is MSEAMIRWNCSTIPYSDILKLKMNSTEIDQFTTINSTFGKYLPQLDSLRAIACLLVLFAHLKTLSGLGWIPENLGAVGVGIFFALSGFLITRGLIHKDQNLIRFYERRTARILPPYFAMLFVLAVVWPAKELIWAATFCFNFLYVTGKMDYFLVEFVNAPIPPITHVWSLCVEEHFYLIWPITLLVFRIRFAAVLAIGIILLTPVFSWATQRILQEYGFQRLEIYGLLQRITFTQLTAISWGCLVAIFEDSLSKKDSVKTKKIYQSLVFWSIASILVSGLLYYLMSIWCDLQLYTQTARVLARGIVNPSCVHLLSAGLFGLGLCWKSLGRIPVLREIGRVSYGLYLYHLPVYFMFGFTDSDIQPRWTSGIAAVGVSLILAIVSYKYLELPLLKLSHGKINFSIAMIVGNYQKFAAILLVLLLISCIGVAGVSARKSSQELNEVSVSSAQEVQEEEIPIGLKRYNLPVIKFDDEFYNIFCYMGVLHIVDDQGYRRSAPTPPKRTDRLRVLVTGDSYTYGACVKESEIFTNQAELMLHKEGFPVEFINRGFSGASAVDVEMRTEELIKDLNPEYFIYATTLSDFLPSQGAWEGHSLEEWEQSVTQERFLLSLMSIEQLCESAGIQFRVFIFSDANVQREQLKYIKIIESLCKKANVTHWTIENYIEKYEGTDFRVSEFDTHPNAYCHHIYGEFVAEHLIKEFGTPEEVSKKYSFKNAKTD
- the mfd gene encoding transcription-repair coupling factor, which translates into the protein MTTKQKKVAGEVSISGIPDLVPLLASVPEVANIVSALARGESGTIDGAWGSARALAAAVFVKSCEGTLTVVAPRASDVDELAVDLAEFLGEEPAVFPVIDGSPANWRMSDPQYGQRLSLLKQLAAVGENDQPVTCMVTSIEALMQPVPSAEQLRQFSRPLSVGDEIDLDEFSRWLVERGFERTTAIEFPGEFAIHGGIIDLFATDALQPYRIELFGDEVESIRTFDVGSQRKIETLDSIELTLFPSESAKGKKAFNPAKEFSQHLTSYLPTSSWFVLSELQELNDEGKLYLDRLEDRTGLFHVKGAIEACTQFPSVSISAISIGSLEQSCELRTESIERFAVGDSDPLLELKQSLAPDEIVLLCCLNEGERSRLTELIQEKHPDLISRTRLCLGRCSKGFRLVSQRILVVSDHELYGRRDVRPNQKKRTLQTRAIDSFLELSEGDLVVHVSHGIGKYRGMKMVDAEERLEENLVIEFADNLRIYVPVSLIHLVQKYVGASKALPRLSKIGTNTWSKKKEKVSQAIEDMAADMIRLQAAREAKVGITYPADSHWQEEFEAAFPYNETPDQKSAMDSIRDDMQRPRPMDRLICGDVGYGKTEVAMRAAFRAMDGGKQVAMLVPTTVLAEQHYRSFSTRMGEYPFNIEMLSRFRTAKQQKEILDGLAAGSVDMVIGTHRIVSPDIKFKDLGLIVIDEEQRFGVKAKETLKRLRLEIDILTLSATPIPRTLHMSLLGIRDISNLQTPPRGRQAIETRIGRWDQELIRNAIVRELNRNGQVYFVHNKVYDIEDLTDKLQQIVPEASFGIVHGQMSEHELEFQMLNFVTGKTDVLVATTIIESGLDIPNANTIFIHQADRYGLADMHQLRGRVGRYKHRAYCYLVVEEGKVLSTTATRRLKAIEEYSELGAGFKIAMRDLEIRGAGNILGTEQSGHISVVGYELYCHLLDNAVRNLKNEPPREHPHVNIDLPINAFLPSDYLPPGRHKIEMYRKISAVGDEQQLNDVREELRDRFGTPPESVEMLLGLKELQIYSRLISIDQIRIEGKFFVLSGRTPQKMRIFKELSKHDLRLVDAHTIYVPVPGDLQENSPGYEQKMLEFLKSVLQDR
- a CDS encoding peptidylprolyl isomerase, which produces MSTKLVSRETPDMSTDPKIPHAARFLTRPAARRKWSGTSWGMLGITSLVACLGCQSFKEHFNRVRPNNPVVGPAPPRLTLDDSQSGKAVSEIQQTAALSDGSSTGEIVRISQVSAITPDPIDDSAVVAVVNSNQILASDIFAPYSKQMQMMKEKMPEEQYVQAQRELLKRDMPSQIERTLLSHAMRTSLKQEQAEKLDSVLDQAFEEHVLSLLEKTQSSSSVELNEKLEKEGTSLAMLRKTFGKHQLAMQYLSTQSEVKAEIGRVELLEYYNNHLADYSFPSKVKWQEIRVSFNKHGGRNEALKVLNEAVQDLQAGKTFGEVAKKYSDGPTASLSGEWDWTTKGSLSDTEIDEQLFTMPVGGISKIMEASDRFRVVKVVAREDAHITPFEDLQLEIRKKILTELQKNKKQEVVAKLKKTATIETIFDNDPELAEAMRDFGKTGP
- a CDS encoding type II secretion system protein GspD, whose amino-acid sequence is MKSNAENSTGLKEDWKLTRVIGLMACGALASATLWLFNLSQAQDHQQSSALPPWAQQPAAGTNPNAKAQPADPFAGATDGFRPIEGSESIAQQTVIRQRIQNELRLALESKEKGDQAEALRRATAAHDLAKRFQLTFTKNELKPSDLIAELKGISPDLVSEQNPASEEPKDRDAYAQYLVKTAREYLQAGNAEAAMQKAEEARALQATFGPFDERPEHILADVARLKTSPAQHQLASGFENSPFITEPKTVPVAENTTSAATPVATTNTTPTATPENWQTKPNSQAKQQSQQLLTAAEQAVHEGRFDDARNLAKQASQLPVAYDLFDKKPDQILAMVERASNSRMIASQPQPKTEAVVAPVPTVTADLTSTRQRETAIKLLNEAKADLARGNLAQARAKVAQANQFDVTYNIFDERPELIMAQIDSVEKQQMLAQTPVTPVPETVWETDVNPIAGVEATPKMTATPTPYEIAENSAPPVEVNGVVNGQEAYREGIGHLRNNDRPAARDAFLVAFENQSDLTSQQKQQLQDLLRDLSTSHNEKIKMVNGQVLDTDLNEPSDRINMVRQQQSIEFDRLRSESFNAIYQAERLRETDSQKALDLIDQAMTTLAASSLPPQQADALVSRLRSSRGSIEKYREQREPLISMQKRNDEVRGQIEQERKLQIRVEQDLADMTEEFNRLMRERRYPEAEIVAKKAKELSPDEPVTELMVWKAKFARRNASNDDLRDRKEENFWTQLDQVDQSSINPVAKDSIAYPDAKEWAQMSKLRKQFGGPDNRERSPEELEIIDSLSQPISLHFDNEPLSEVFRQIAQLADINIWTDEQGLEEVGASSNTPVTMHIDGIKLRSAFNLLLEPYGLDYSIDDDVLKVTSSLRLQGELKPIVYNVADLVVPLPVLTGQFAPNNGVMGATPLGGSNMSYPNQPFGNSMSQISDPLAMAGAVNGNGLTSTKGRDPRQNDADFDALSELITSVVRPESWDQLGGNGVVRENASTLSLVIRQTQSVHDEIAELLKQLRRLQDLQVTIEVRFITVSDRFFERIGIDFDFNVQDTIGGPETDSNGVPLPPFGTVDTTGGGQNGGGGNNNNNNNNNNNNQQNQQGQQGQQGQTGGGLFSQSPLLNLVNRDNYQSGGTIVGMNSPDSFSQDLDIPFRQGSFQVGVPDFGNFNPEVGLQVGFAVLSDIEAFFFIQAAQSDERSNILFAPKVTLFNGQRATVADQVSRPFVISLTPSVSVFNVGFQPQIQFINEGVNLEVLAVISADRRYVRLSVLPTFTNITDVQTFTFSGGGGIGGGQQGGQQQGGFGGQGGQQGGFGGQGGGGGGNVGFGGIGGFGGQGGGQGGIGNQGGGQQQGQQGQQGQQGNIGGGSMTVQQPIQEQVFVSTVVSVPDGGTVLLGGVKRLREGRNMAGVPILNKIPYVSRLFKNSGVGRETESLMLMVTPRIIIQEEEEQLLGIELN